A segment of the Bordetella flabilis genome:
AACCTGCCCTGCAGCATGCCCTGCCACTGGTTGTACGAATACGCCTCGCCGTAATCGGAGTGATAGTCGTCGTAGTTGCCCAGGCTATCGCGCAGGAACAGAACCGATTCATTGCGTCGTGTCCGGGTGGTGCTATAGCTGTAGTCGGTGCGGAAGGTCCAATCGGAATTCAGTTCGTAGGTCAGGCCGGTGGCGTAGAAGCGGAACCGGTTATCGGCATAGGTGCCGTTGCCGACCAGCGTGTTGTCGTCGTTGCGCACGGGACTGGGCAGGCGATTGCCCGACATGGCGCCGGCATAGATCGTCGGCTCCTGGTCGATGGCGTTGCGGTCCTGGTAAATGGATTGGAAATCCCAGGTCAACGCGTCGCTCAGCCGTGCATCGAGCGCCAGCGAAAAAGAGTTCCGGTAGAGCGACCCATCGTTGTAGGTGCTGCCTTCTTCATGCGTGGCGTTCAGCCGGTAACCGAAGGCGCCGCTGGCGCCTGCCCGTCCACCGATGTCCAAATGCTCATGAATCAGGCTCTTGGAGACATAGCCGATATCGATGGCGCGGACCGGCTCGTCGGTGGGTTTCTTGGTGACGTAGTTGATCAATCCGCCAGGAGTGCCGAAGCCGTACATGAAGCCGGACGCGCCCTTCAGCAATTCGATGCGCTCGAACTGTTCGTACGGCAGCACGGTGACGTAGCTCAGGAAGGGCTTGCCGTCGATACGGTAGGAGTTCTGCCAGTCCAGCGGCAGGCCGCGCACCGTCAGATAACTGGCGAAGGCACCGTAGGCGGCGCTGTTGTCGGAGACGGACGCGTCCAGCGCGAACACATCCCCGAGCTTGTTCACCTGGCGGTCTTCGATGTCCTGGGCCGTGACGACGGTGGTGGAAAACGGTGTTTCCAGCTGGGTACGCGTGCCCAGCGCGCCGCCGTTGACGGGCGTTTGCAAGTGCACCAGCGTGTCGTCGTCCACGGCCGTCGCCTCGATGCTCACGGCGGGCAACTGCGCCACCGGCTGGCTGGCCGCGGCGCCGCCGCCGGGGCCACCGATGGCAGTCGGAACCACATCCTGCGCCTGCGACGGCACCGGCAGGCCCAAACCGATGGCGGCCGCCAATACCGTGCCCCTGACCACGATACCCGTGCAACACGGCGCTTGCGCCCGCAGGACTACTGCTCTGAACACCACGCTTAGTTCTCCCCTGACATAAAAATGAATGAGGCGAGATCTTATATGGTAATGATTACTATTCGCAACAACGTCATGCGACTGGGTGACCGGTGCCCGCCGGCCGGGCACCGGCGGGGCAGACGGCGGCGGCGCGCCGAAGGAGCCTTGGGTGCCCGGGCGGGAGGGTTACGCGACGCTGACGCCATGTCGGTGCGGGTCGGGAATCCGGCCATCCAGCGGCATACCCTCGGCCATCCCATAACGTATACTTTTAAATGCTTTCGTATACTATTTAGCCACCGTCCTTCTTCTTTTCACAGACCCCGTGAGACTCCTTACCTTTGCGCGCACGTCTTCCCATCTCGGCATGCTCCTGAATGCGGAGACCGTTTTCGACCTGACATCGGCATGGCTTCATGAAGGTGGCTCAAACGCGCCGGCTCATGTGGGCGACCTGTTGGCACTGGGCGACCAGGGCATGCAACAAGCCGAGGCGCTGCTGTTGACGCATGCCGGCGATGCCCGCTTTGTGGCGCCCTTGCCCGACGTGCGCCTGCTGGCGCCGATCCCCCGCCCGGCGAAGAATATTTTCTGCATCGGGCGCAACTATCGCGAACACATCATTGAAGGCAACCGTGCGCGCGGTCGCGATCCCCATGACTTTCCAAAGGCGATCGAAGTCTTCACCAAGCCACCGACATCGGTCATAGGTCCGGACGCCGTCATCGCGGCGCACGCGCACATCACCCGGGAACTCGACTACGAAGTCGAGCTGGGCGTGGTGATAGGCAAAGGCGGCATCGACATCCCCGCCGAACGGGCGATGGAACACGTATTCGGCTACACCGTCATCAATGACATCAGCGCGCGCGATCTGCAGAAGGCGCATGGCCAGTGGTTCAGGGGCAAGGCGCTGGACCGCCATTGCCCGATGGGACCTTGCATCGTGCACAAGCGGGGGATTCCCGACCCGCACGCGCTGTCGATACAGCTGGATGTGAACGGCGAACGCCGGCAGGATTCCAACACGAGCGATCTGCTGTTCAAGATCCCCGACATCATCGCCCAGTTGTCCCGCGGCATGACGCTGGAGGCAGGCGACATCATCGCCACGGGAACGCCGTCCGGCGTGGGGTTGGGGCTGGTGCCGCCCCGCTATCTCCAAAAGGGAGATGTCGTCACCGCGCGGATCGAAGGATTGGGCATCCTTCGCAACCCTATCGGCGACTGACCCTACTCGGCGAGTTCGGGCGTGCGCTGCGCGGAGATAGAACGCGTCGCCATGGCCTCGGTGTGGCGCAGGTGCGCGATCGTCAGGCGCCGGGCTTCGTCGGCATTCTGGGCTCGAATCGCCTCGTACAGCCGCTGGTGCTGGCGCATCGATTCCTTGCGCTCCTCCCATTCCGCCACGAAAAAGTAGCGGCACAGCCGCAGTTCCAGTTCCTGGATCACCGAGAATGCCAGCGCATTGTCCGCGGCCTGCGCGATGACGGTATGGAACTGCGAATTCACCCGCGAACTGCTGACAAAGTCATTCAGCTCCACGGCGCGCT
Coding sequences within it:
- a CDS encoding fumarylacetoacetate hydrolase family protein, whose product is MRLLTFARTSSHLGMLLNAETVFDLTSAWLHEGGSNAPAHVGDLLALGDQGMQQAEALLLTHAGDARFVAPLPDVRLLAPIPRPAKNIFCIGRNYREHIIEGNRARGRDPHDFPKAIEVFTKPPTSVIGPDAVIAAHAHITRELDYEVELGVVIGKGGIDIPAERAMEHVFGYTVINDISARDLQKAHGQWFRGKALDRHCPMGPCIVHKRGIPDPHALSIQLDVNGERRQDSNTSDLLFKIPDIIAQLSRGMTLEAGDIIATGTPSGVGLGLVPPRYLQKGDVVTARIEGLGILRNPIGD
- a CDS encoding TonB-dependent siderophore receptor, whose amino-acid sequence is MVPTAIGGPGGGAAASQPVAQLPAVSIEATAVDDDTLVHLQTPVNGGALGTRTQLETPFSTTVVTAQDIEDRQVNKLGDVFALDASVSDNSAAYGAFASYLTVRGLPLDWQNSYRIDGKPFLSYVTVLPYEQFERIELLKGASGFMYGFGTPGGLINYVTKKPTDEPVRAIDIGYVSKSLIHEHLDIGGRAGASGAFGYRLNATHEEGSTYNDGSLYRNSFSLALDARLSDALTWDFQSIYQDRNAIDQEPTIYAGAMSGNRLPSPVRNDDNTLVGNGTYADNRFRFYATGLTYELNSDWTFRTDYSYSTTRTRRNESVLFLRDSLGNYDDYHSDYGEAYSYNQWQGMLQGRFYTGTLQHQVVMGASWQKQKNDYSANGVYRFIGTGDLWSQNTNTYYSEGALDLYRAAEITQKSIFLSDTVDLAHGWSVLGGIRYTDYSQTGFDADGARSSEYDKNGVPTPTVALMYKITPQTMAYASYMESLEPGSSVGATYANFGELLDPLKSRQYEVGIKTEHEDWAATAAVFRIEKKAEYTNAANELVQNGESVYQGVELAGSVRVARDWNVGSSLMFLDSEYRKGSDYVGNRVAGAPRFVAAAQVTYSVPYLPGLKLRADAKYTGATMVGASNNVKVDDYTIVNIGAIYDTRLYGYDTTFRAGINNLANKKYWMFQSADYVKAGDPRSFMVSATLRF